The Methanobacterium sp. BAmetb5 genome includes a region encoding these proteins:
- a CDS encoding ABC transporter permease, translating into MINLSFIKLMAKNPFRNKARLALAVIGIAIGIATIVALGMVTEGLKVSIEEQLKTGGADFVVMKNTTSESSSGTYSIKNSRVDEISKINGVKQAAGVYISSRTIDGTQLGLAGIRSQDLNMLGAKMIGGTAYSDDKNEVVLGKLAAEKLNKRVGDTLTFNGNKYTITGIFETGNKDLDSVGGLSLEKLQALDENEGKVDMIYVKINSGADLKTVSQSVEKAYPGELTTISSIEDFQKADDSLQMVETASMAISLLAIVIGGIGIINTMIMSVFERTREIGVLKAVGWKSKRILSMILGESIVLTILAAIVGIILGVIGIEVIINLSATPLELIFTPALALKALGIAIFVGVIGGLYPAIRASRLPPTEALRYE; encoded by the coding sequence GTGATTAATTTGTCATTTATTAAACTCATGGCCAAAAATCCCTTCAGGAATAAAGCTCGCCTGGCACTGGCAGTTATAGGGATTGCTATTGGGATAGCAACTATCGTGGCTTTGGGAATGGTTACGGAAGGACTCAAGGTAAGTATTGAAGAACAGTTGAAAACTGGTGGGGCCGACTTCGTGGTTATGAAAAACACCACTTCAGAATCATCATCAGGAACTTACTCCATAAAAAACAGTCGAGTAGATGAAATAAGTAAAATAAATGGAGTTAAACAGGCAGCAGGCGTTTATATTAGTAGCAGAACCATAGATGGTACTCAACTGGGTTTGGCGGGAATCAGATCCCAAGATCTGAACATGTTGGGGGCTAAAATGATAGGGGGAACTGCGTATTCAGATGATAAAAATGAAGTAGTACTGGGTAAACTGGCTGCTGAGAAGTTAAACAAGAGAGTAGGAGACACATTGACCTTTAACGGCAATAAATACACCATAACTGGAATATTTGAAACCGGAAATAAGGATCTGGATTCTGTGGGTGGATTGTCCCTGGAAAAACTCCAGGCCCTGGATGAAAATGAAGGAAAAGTGGACATGATCTACGTGAAGATCAACAGTGGTGCTGATTTAAAAACAGTCTCTCAATCAGTGGAAAAAGCATATCCTGGGGAGTTAACCACCATATCATCAATTGAGGATTTCCAAAAAGCTGATGACAGTTTACAAATGGTAGAAACCGCATCAATGGCAATTTCCCTCCTGGCTATCGTAATTGGTGGAATAGGTATTATAAACACCATGATCATGTCTGTATTCGAGAGAACCAGGGAGATAGGAGTCCTTAAAGCCGTGGGATGGAAGAGCAAGAGAATTCTTTCCATGATACTGGGAGAATCCATCGTACTGACCATACTAGCTGCTATTGTAGGAATAATTCTGGGAGTTATTGGAATTGAAGTCATTATAAACCTTTCAGCAACTCCTTTAGAACTAATATTCACTCCTGCCCTGGCTTTAAAGGCACTGGGCATCGCCATATTTGTTGGAGTAATTGGAGGATTATATCCTGCTATAAGGGCCAGTAGACTACCACCAACGGAGGCCTTGCGCTATGAATAA
- a CDS encoding ABC transporter ATP-binding protein, producing the protein MNNGNIVEIKNLEKSYDKGRIKALNGIDLEIGKGEFVSIIGPSGSGKSTLLNMIGALDTADAGSINVAGNDLRKMKDLSAFRSQKMGFIFQLHNLIPNLTVLENVLIPMYGTGRKNNQMIDRAMEVLKYVKLQDKVSRKPTELSGGERQRVAIARALANQPSIILADEPTGSLDSKNGEMILQRLKELHEKEKVTLIMVTHDMKVASMAERTIEVLDGEIQT; encoded by the coding sequence ATGAATAATGGAAACATTGTGGAAATAAAAAATCTGGAAAAAAGTTACGATAAAGGTAGGATAAAGGCTTTGAATGGAATTGACCTGGAAATAGGAAAGGGAGAATTTGTATCCATCATTGGCCCCTCAGGTTCAGGTAAATCCACTCTGCTCAACATGATCGGTGCACTGGACACCGCCGATGCTGGTTCCATAAATGTTGCCGGGAATGATCTGAGAAAAATGAAGGATCTAAGTGCCTTCCGTTCCCAGAAGATGGGCTTCATCTTCCAGTTACACAACCTCATCCCCAACCTCACTGTACTGGAGAATGTACTCATCCCCATGTACGGAACGGGACGCAAGAACAATCAGATGATTGATCGGGCCATGGAGGTTCTAAAATACGTGAAATTACAGGATAAAGTTTCCAGAAAACCCACGGAACTATCCGGGGGAGAAAGGCAAAGAGTGGCCATTGCCCGTGCCCTGGCTAACCAACCTTCCATTATACTGGCTGATGAGCCAACCGGTTCTCTGGACTCAAAAAACGGGGAAATGATCCTTCAACGCCTTAAAGAACTCCATGAAAAGGAAAAAGTAACCCTGATCATGGTAACCCACGACATGAAGGTGGCCTCCATGGCCGAGAGAACCATTGAGGTCCTGGACGGAGAAATTCAGACCTGA
- a CDS encoding FtsX-like permease family protein, translated as MDLYKLAFNNIRRRKLRSALTMLGIIIGAATLMVLLGVTAGTTTAIKDETNSYMYDIAISPESTTGTLLMDTDTISKIRNMPQLYDFREVTLLSEEINGTRLFFEGTNNWKDVKIINGTEGVVINQAVADKFGYGIGSKIKVKDQELTVTGVSKEVTALYVHINQDRAKQIAGNRVGAIYAQTNGDPKTVADEVEKQVTGVSAVTKSDKVEEVQEMTNQALIFMGIIASMALLVGIISVINTMLISVMERTRELGVLKAIGFTNWEIKGSILFESGILGFIGGLIGVTLGIIGIIAIANVLNLEDYMAGMMPVWLVLGIIGGATVLSILAGLYPSMKASKLEVVEALRND; from the coding sequence ATGGACCTATACAAACTGGCATTTAACAATATTAGAAGAAGAAAACTCAGAAGTGCCCTGACCATGCTGGGAATAATCATTGGCGCGGCCACTCTCATGGTGCTTCTGGGAGTAACTGCAGGTACAACCACGGCTATTAAGGATGAAACCAATTCTTATATGTATGATATAGCTATTTCTCCTGAATCAACCACGGGAACCTTATTAATGGATACAGACACGATATCCAAGATCCGAAATATGCCCCAACTGTATGACTTCCGGGAGGTAACCCTCTTATCCGAGGAAATAAATGGCACTCGATTATTCTTCGAAGGAACCAACAACTGGAAAGATGTTAAGATCATAAACGGTACTGAAGGAGTAGTAATCAACCAGGCAGTGGCTGATAAATTTGGTTATGGTATTGGGAGTAAAATAAAGGTTAAAGATCAAGAATTAACAGTGACCGGGGTATCTAAAGAAGTTACAGCCCTCTACGTTCACATAAACCAGGACCGGGCCAAACAGATCGCCGGTAACCGGGTGGGTGCCATCTACGCCCAGACCAATGGAGACCCTAAAACCGTAGCTGACGAGGTGGAAAAACAGGTAACTGGAGTTTCCGCAGTAACCAAATCAGATAAAGTGGAAGAAGTTCAAGAAATGACCAACCAAGCCCTGATATTCATGGGAATCATAGCCAGCATGGCCCTCCTGGTGGGAATCATCAGTGTGATCAACACCATGCTCATCAGTGTTATGGAACGAACCAGGGAACTAGGGGTTCTAAAGGCAATAGGATTCACTAACTGGGAAATAAAGGGAAGCATCCTATTTGAATCAGGTATTCTGGGATTTATAGGAGGATTAATCGGAGTTACTCTGGGAATTATAGGAATCATAGCCATTGCTAATGTCCTGAATCTGGAAGACTACATGGCAGGGATGATGCCTGTCTGGCTGGTTTTAGGTATTATTGGTGGTGCTACCGTTCTAAGCATACTGGCTGGGCTTTATCCGTCCATGAAAGCTTCAAAACTGGAAGTAGTGGAGGCGTTAAGAAATGACTAA
- a CDS encoding ABC transporter ATP-binding protein — protein MTNHVLEFENVWKTYSMGDAEVNALAGLNLVLKEGSFTAVMGPSGSGKSTFLHVSGILDTPTRGLFRINGRQTSELSLKEQALLRRNEIGFVFQRFNLLSQLSALENVMLPMINKDSEKAMGILDKMGLEDKYHKRPTQLSGGEQQRVAISRALINDPSLILADEPTGELDTDNAQSIMQILQDLNRKAGVSIVVVTHNPASASFADEIINMRDGKILQ, from the coding sequence ATGACTAACCATGTACTTGAATTTGAAAACGTTTGGAAAACTTATTCCATGGGGGATGCCGAGGTAAACGCCCTGGCCGGATTAAATCTGGTCCTGAAGGAAGGTTCCTTCACCGCAGTAATGGGGCCTTCAGGTTCGGGTAAATCCACCTTCCTCCACGTGTCCGGGATACTGGACACCCCTACCAGGGGTTTGTTCCGGATAAACGGCAGGCAAACCAGTGAACTATCCCTAAAAGAACAGGCACTCCTTAGGAGGAATGAAATTGGCTTCGTATTCCAGAGATTCAACCTACTATCCCAGCTTTCTGCCCTGGAGAATGTCATGCTCCCCATGATCAACAAGGATTCTGAAAAGGCCATGGGGATCCTGGATAAAATGGGCCTGGAAGATAAGTACCACAAACGTCCCACACAGTTATCTGGAGGAGAACAGCAGCGCGTGGCTATATCTAGAGCCCTTATCAATGATCCTTCGCTGATACTGGCTGATGAACCCACCGGGGAACTGGACACCGACAATGCCCAGTCCATTATGCAGATACTCCAGGATCTAAACCGTAAGGCTGGAGTGAGCATTGTGGTGGTAACCCACAACCCGGCATCCGCCAGTTTTGCCGATGAGATCATCAACATGAGGGATGGTAAAATACTCCAATAA
- a CDS encoding GNAT family N-acetyltransferase, whose amino-acid sequence MIELRKTTMEDRKRAYEWLYHSDFSDFLNKLPGVKEEEIPSYPEFTADYEDYFFDGSHPEKGRCYVIVCTSNGKKEDIGIISYTSFHLRDKITEFDIWLKGNCYTGHGFGTQAIQILTSIVKGLGYEKVIIRPSKYNKRAIKSYQKAGFVEEELKAEHYYLSEYIPQFSDGDYGPGGDVFMVLSL is encoded by the coding sequence ATGATTGAACTTAGAAAAACCACAATGGAAGACAGAAAAAGAGCCTATGAGTGGTTGTATCATTCTGATTTTTCAGATTTTTTAAATAAACTGCCCGGGGTCAAGGAAGAGGAAATTCCCTCCTACCCAGAATTCACAGCAGATTATGAGGATTACTTTTTTGACGGTTCCCACCCCGAAAAAGGACGGTGTTACGTGATAGTATGCACCAGTAATGGAAAAAAGGAAGACATAGGAATTATATCCTACACTTCCTTTCATTTGCGGGATAAAATCACTGAATTTGACATCTGGTTAAAAGGCAATTGCTACACTGGCCATGGTTTCGGAACCCAGGCAATACAAATACTTACGAGCATAGTTAAAGGGTTAGGATATGAAAAAGTAATTATCCGTCCTTCAAAATACAATAAACGGGCCATTAAATCCTACCAAAAGGCTGGATTTGTAGAAGAAGAATTAAAAGCTGAACACTATTATCTCAGTGAATACATACCCCAGTTCAGTGACGGGGATTATGGTCCTGGTGGGGATGTTTTCATGGTGTTATCATTGTGA
- a CDS encoding ABC transporter ATP-binding protein — translation MNYAIETSHLTRTYGDFKAVDDLRIKVPAGKVYGFLGRNGSGKTTTIRMIMGLIKPDNGNIKIFGQEIGRNRSEYLADIGTIIETPGFYPNLSAFENLKITAKMFKAPEERINGALGTVGLSGYPGIDRKKVGKFSLGMKQRLGIANALVHSPRILILDEPTNGLDPAGIMEMRKLIRHLSQSMGITIFVSSHLLLEVQQIADYIGIIDQGKLIREGSINMFDINEQSFLVLETDKSQKTSQLIESLGYDYEKTDSGFKIFCNREENVIINKKLVGNQINVYNLKSVSKTLEERFLGITKSQEVVI, via the coding sequence ATGAATTATGCAATTGAGACCAGCCATCTCACCCGGACGTACGGTGATTTTAAAGCAGTGGATGATCTTAGGATCAAGGTTCCGGCAGGAAAGGTGTACGGTTTTTTAGGAAGGAATGGCTCCGGTAAAACCACAACCATAAGGATGATAATGGGACTTATAAAGCCAGATAATGGAAATATTAAAATTTTTGGCCAAGAAATCGGTAGAAACCGCAGTGAATACTTGGCGGATATTGGAACTATAATAGAAACTCCAGGATTTTATCCCAACCTCTCTGCATTTGAAAACCTCAAGATAACTGCTAAAATGTTCAAAGCTCCTGAAGAAAGAATAAATGGGGCATTGGGGACAGTGGGTCTAAGTGGATATCCCGGTATTGACCGTAAAAAAGTGGGTAAATTCTCTCTGGGGATGAAACAACGTTTGGGAATAGCCAATGCTCTTGTACATTCCCCTCGCATACTCATACTCGATGAACCAACTAATGGTCTTGACCCGGCAGGGATAATGGAAATGCGGAAGTTAATCCGCCACCTATCTCAATCCATGGGCATAACTATTTTTGTTTCCAGCCATCTGCTTCTGGAAGTTCAGCAAATCGCCGATTATATTGGAATTATTGATCAGGGGAAGTTGATTCGGGAAGGCAGTATCAATATGTTTGATATTAATGAACAAAGCTTCTTGGTTTTGGAAACTGACAAATCACAGAAAACCAGTCAATTAATAGAATCTTTAGGTTATGATTATGAAAAAACAGATAGTGGGTTTAAAATATTCTGCAATCGTGAAGAAAATGTTATTATAAATAAAAAACTGGTGGGTAATCAAATAAACGTTTACA